In the Haloferula helveola genome, one interval contains:
- a CDS encoding folylpolyglutamate synthase/dihydrofolate synthase family protein, with amino-acid sequence MNYRDAIDWLFSTQMFGIKLGLEGPTRLLKQFLAFPAHGVKVIHVAGTNGKGSTCAMIDSVARAAGIRSGLFTSPHLIDFRERIRVSGVEIPEEECAELLTQLRELCGRLDPHPTFFEITLAAAMRWFRERECELIVLETGMGGRLDATTAVPADVCAITPVGLDHTQWLGDTLEKVAIEKAGIMVEGKPVISSPQEPEVRRVLEMEANERRSPLEFVYAPLQGYPIGLAGPHQAWNAAVALECLHAAEIPLSYETVHHGLSTVRWPGRFEVIERDGKTVVLDGAHNPDGAKALAVAWKSRFGETKAALVFSAVAAKDIAGIAAQLAPLASEIHLCPVDSPRVVPTEELAKFFTGSTEYPDFAAAFAKALESDAPVLVAGSLFLIGEAKERLEGGDRVRSDQ; translated from the coding sequence ATGAACTACCGCGACGCCATCGACTGGTTGTTCTCGACCCAGATGTTCGGGATCAAACTCGGGCTTGAGGGGCCGACGCGTCTTCTCAAGCAGTTCCTCGCGTTTCCGGCCCACGGGGTGAAGGTGATCCATGTGGCGGGCACCAACGGCAAAGGTAGTACTTGCGCCATGATCGACTCGGTCGCCCGGGCAGCCGGGATTCGGAGCGGGCTGTTCACCTCGCCGCACCTGATCGATTTCCGGGAAAGGATCCGAGTTTCGGGGGTCGAGATCCCGGAAGAGGAGTGCGCGGAGTTGCTGACGCAGCTCAGGGAGCTGTGCGGACGGCTCGATCCGCACCCGACCTTTTTCGAGATCACCTTGGCCGCGGCGATGCGATGGTTCCGCGAGCGGGAGTGCGAGCTGATCGTGCTGGAAACCGGGATGGGAGGACGCCTCGACGCGACCACCGCGGTGCCGGCGGATGTCTGCGCGATCACTCCGGTGGGTCTCGACCATACGCAGTGGCTGGGCGACACCTTGGAAAAGGTGGCCATCGAGAAGGCGGGAATCATGGTCGAGGGCAAGCCGGTGATATCATCCCCGCAGGAACCCGAAGTGCGCCGGGTTCTTGAGATGGAGGCCAACGAGCGAAGGAGCCCGCTGGAGTTCGTCTACGCGCCGCTGCAGGGATATCCGATCGGACTGGCGGGACCGCATCAGGCATGGAATGCCGCGGTGGCGCTCGAGTGCCTGCATGCGGCGGAAATTCCGCTCAGCTATGAGACCGTGCATCACGGGCTTTCGACCGTGCGTTGGCCGGGGCGGTTCGAGGTGATCGAACGGGACGGCAAAACCGTGGTCCTCGACGGCGCGCACAATCCGGACGGAGCCAAAGCGCTCGCCGTGGCGTGGAAGTCGCGCTTCGGAGAGACGAAGGCGGCCTTGGTTTTCAGTGCGGTGGCGGCGAAGGATATCGCCGGTATCGCGGCCCAGCTCGCGCCGCTTGCATCGGAGATCCACCTGTGTCCGGTCGACTCGCCCAGGGTCGTGCCGACAGAGGAGTTGGCGAAGTTTTTCACCGGGTCCACCGAGTATCCCGACTTCGCAGCGGCGTTCGCGAAGGCTCTCGAGTCGGACGCCCCGGTCCTCGTGGCCGGTTCGCTGTTCCTCATCGGTGAGGCCAAGGAACGGCTTGAGGGTGGAGACCGCGTGCGAAGCGACCAGTAA